One window of Mobula birostris isolate sMobBir1 chromosome 16, sMobBir1.hap1, whole genome shotgun sequence genomic DNA carries:
- the isy1 gene encoding pre-mRNA-splicing factor ISY1 homolog, producing the protein MARNAEKAMTALARFRQAQLEDGKVKERRPFLASECSDLHKAEKWRRQIISEISKKVAQIQNAGLGEFRIRDLNDEINKLLREKGHWEVRIKELGGPDYGKIGPKMLDHEGKEVPGNRGYKYFGAAKDLPGVRELFEKEPPAPPRKTRAELMKDIDADYYGYRDEDDGVLLPLEQELEKRVITEAVQKWKIDKESRFASEEFKEEEEEEVNIYAVKDDESDEDTGEQMEGEEDQQKFIAHVPVPSQKEIEEALVRRKKMELLQKYASEALMAQSEDAKRLLGL; encoded by the exons ATG GCTCGAAATGCAGAGAAGGCAAT GACAGCCTTGGCAAGATTTCGCCAGGCCCAGCTGGAAGATGGAAAGGTTAAG GAAAGGAGACCATTCCTTGCATCAGAATGCAGTGATTTACATAAGGCAGAGAAATGGAGGAGACAG ATTATAAGTGAAATTTCAAAAAAAGTGGCACAGATACAAAATG CTGGATTGGGAGAATTTCGGATACGAGATCTGAATGACGAAATCAATAAGTTGCTACGAGAGAAAGGCCACTGGGAAGTCAGAATAAAAGAATTAGGAGGTCCTGATTATGGA aaaatTGGACCGAAAATGTTGGATCATGAGGGGAAAGAAGTTCCAGGCAACAGAGGATACAAATATTTTGGAGCAGCTAAAGATttgccaggagtcagagaactaTTTGAAAAAGAgc CTCCTGCCCCACCACGGAAAACCCGTGCAGAGCTCATGAAAGACATTGATGCAGACTATTATGGCTACAGAGATGAAGATGATGGTGTCCTTTTACCTTTGGAACAAGAGCTTGAGAAAAGAG TCATAACAGAAGCCGTTCAAAAATGGAAGATAGATAAAGAGTCACGATTTGCAAGTGAAGAGTttaaggaggaggaagaggaagaagtaaATATCTATGCAGTGAAAGATGATGAG TCCGATGAAGACACTGGGGAACAGATGGAAGGAGAGGAAGACCAGCAAAAATTCATAGCTCATGTTCCTGTGCCATCACAAAAAGAG ATTGAGGAGGCACTTGTACGACGGAAGAAAATGGAGCTGTTACAGAAATATGCAAGTGAGGCTTTAATGGCTCAAAGTGAAGATGCTAAAAGACTTCTGGGATTGTAA